One part of the Arabidopsis thaliana chromosome 1 sequence genome encodes these proteins:
- a CDS encoding Bifunctional inhibitor/lipid-transfer protein/seed storage 2S albumin superfamily protein (Bifunctional inhibitor/lipid-transfer protein/seed storage 2S albumin superfamily protein; CONTAINS InterPro DOMAIN/s: Bifunctional inhibitor/plant lipid transfer protein/seed storage (InterPro:IPR016140), Plant lipid transfer protein/seed storage/trypsin-alpha amylase inhibitor (InterPro:IPR003612); BEST Arabidopsis thaliana protein match is: Bifunctional inhibitor/lipid-transfer protein/seed storage 2S albumin superfamily protein (TAIR:AT3G22620.1); Has 35333 Blast hits to 34131 proteins in 2444 species: Archae - 798; Bacteria - 22429; Metazoa - 974; Fungi - 991; Plants - 531; Viruses - 0; Other Eukaryotes - 9610 (source: NCBI BLink).), which produces MNSNSFLISAALIFSLLSSNSPTSILAQINTPCSPSMLSSVTGCTSFLTGGGSFPTSDCCGALKSLTGTGMDCLCLIVTAGVPISIPINRTLAISLPRACGIPGVPVQCKASAAPLPTPGPASFGPTTSPTDSQTSDPEGSASFRPPTSPTTSQTPNDKDLSGSGNGGDPMGFAPPPPSSSPSSSHSLKLSYLLFAFAFTIIKFI; this is translated from the exons atgaacTCCAATAGTTTCTTAATCTCAGCAGCCTTAATCTTCTCTCTACTATCATCAAATTCTCCAACATCGATTCTTGCTCAAATCAATACACCATGTTCACCATCTATGCTCTCTAGCGTTACAGGTTGCACGAGTTTTCTAACGGGAGGTGGTAGTTTTCCGACCTCAGATTGTTGTGGGGCTCTTAAATCGTTAACCGGAACCGGTATGGACTGTTTGTGTCTGATAGTAACCGCAGGTGTTCCAATCAGTATTCCTATAAACCGAACTTTAGCCATCTCTCTCCCTCGTGCATGTGGCATTCCTGGTGTCCCCGTTCAATGCAAAG CTTCTGCAGCACCTCTCCCTACTCCAG GTCCTGCGTCTTTCGGTCCGACCACTTCTCCTACAGATTCGCAAACTTCTGATCCTGAAG GGTCTGCTTCTTTCCGTCCGCCCACTTCTCCGACAACTTCGCAAACTCCTAATG ACAAGGATCTCAGCGGATCGGGCAACGGAGGAGATCCAATGGGGTTTGCTCCACCTCCACCCTCGTCGTCGCCTTCCTCTTCGCACTCTCTCAAGCTTTCGTATCTTCTATTTGCTTTCGCCTTTACGATTATCAAATTCATCTAA
- the SDE3 gene encoding P-loop containing nucleoside triphosphate hydrolases superfamily protein (SILENCING DEFECTIVE (SDE3); FUNCTIONS IN: RNA helicase activity; INVOLVED IN: virus induced gene silencing; LOCATED IN: cellular_component unknown; EXPRESSED IN: 19 plant structures; EXPRESSED DURING: 9 growth stages; CONTAINS InterPro DOMAIN/s: Restriction endonuclease, type I, R subunit/Type III, Res subunit (InterPro:IPR006935), DNA helicase, UvrD/REP type (InterPro:IPR000212); BEST Arabidopsis thaliana protein match is: RNA helicase, putative (TAIR:AT5G47010.1); Has 8827 Blast hits to 7137 proteins in 1206 species: Archae - 219; Bacteria - 2402; Metazoa - 1784; Fungi - 1431; Plants - 666; Viruses - 219; Other Eukaryotes - 2106 (source: NCBI BLink).): MSVSGYKSDDEYSVIADKGEIGFIDYQNDGSSGCYNPFDEGPVVVSVPFPFKKEKPQSVTVGETSFDSFTVKNTMDEPVDLWTKIYASNPEDSFTLSILKPPSKDSDLKERQCFYETFTLEDRMLEPGDTLTIWVSCKPKDIGLHTTVVTVDWGSDRVERVVFLLAEDKISSSLTSNRPYSRSRRAPKKDFAVDDYVKGSRPSKVVERSFRNRLPLYEIPKEIREMIENKEFPDDLNEGLTARNYANYYKTLLIMEELQLEEDMRAYDMENVSMKRRGIYLSLEVPGLAERRPSLVHGDFIFVRHAYDDGTDHAYQGFVHRVEADEVHMKFASEFHQRHTAGSVYNVRFTYNRINTRRLYQAVDAAEMLDPNFLFPSLHSGKRMIKTKPFVPISPALNAEQICSIEMVLGCKGAPPYVIHGPPGTGKTMTLVEAIVQLYTTQRNARVLVCAPSNSAADHILEKLLCLEGVRIKDNEIFRLNAATRSYEEIKPEIIRFCFFDELIFKCPPLKALTRYKLVVSTYMSASLLNAEGVNRGHFTHILLDEAGQASEPENMIAVSNLCLTETVVVLAGDPRQLGPVIYSRDAESLGLGKSYLERLFECDYYCEGDENYVTKLVKNYRCHPEILDLPSKLFYDGELVASKEDTDSVLASLNFLPNKEFPMVFYGIQGCDEREGNNPSWFNRIEISKVIETIKRLTANDCVQEEDIGVITPYRQQVMKIKEVLDRLDMTEVKVGSVEQFQGQEKQVIIISTVRSTIKHNEFDRAYCLGFLSNPRRFNVAITRAISLLVIIGNPHIICKDMNWNKLLWRCVDNNAYQGCGLPEQEEFVEEPFKQEGSSNGPQYPPEAEWNNSGELNNGGANENGEWSDGWNNNGGTKEKNEWSDGWNSNGGGTKKKDEWSDGWDNNGGTNGINQEGSSNAPQDPQEAEWNDSGEVKNGGTKEKDVRSDGWNNNGGKNEKEECCDGWKDGGSGEEIKNGGKFETRGDFVAKEEDEWSDGWK, translated from the exons atGAGTGTGAGTGGATACAAATCGGATGACGAATATTCTGTAATCGCAGACAAGGGAGAGATTGGATTTATAGACTATCAGAATGATGGATCTTCTGGTTGCTACAATCCATTTGATGAAGGTCCAGTTGTTGTTTCTGTTCCTTTCCCATTTAAGAAAGAGAAGCCTCAATCTGTAACTGTTGGAGAGACTTCTTTTGATTCCTTCACTGTCAAGAACACTATGGATGAGCCTGTTGATCTCTGGACTAAGATTTACGCATCTAACCCTGAGGATTCTTTTACTCTCTCGATATTGAAACCGCCTTCGAAAGATTCAGACTTGAAAGAGAGACAGTGTTTTTATGAAACTTTTACTCTGGAAGATAGGATGCTTGAGCCTGGTGACACTTTGACCATTTGGGTGTCTTGTAAGCCTAAGGACATTGGTTTACATACCACTGTTGTTACTGTTGACTGGGGAAGTGATAGGGTTGAGCGGGTTGTTTTCCTTTTGGCTGAGGATAAGATTTCGAGTTCTCTGACTTCTAACAGGCCTTACTCTAGAAGTAGAAGGGCTCCGAAGAAAGATTTTGCTGTGGATGATTATGTGAAGGGATCACGCCCTTCAAAGGTGGTTGAACGTAGTTTTAGAAATAGGCTTCCTCTGTATGAAATTCCAAAGGAGATTAGAGAGATGATCGAGAATAAGGAATTCCCTGATGATTTGAACGAAGGTCTTACAGCAAGGAACTATGCTAACTACTATAAAACTTTACTGATTATGGAAGAATTACAACTCGAG gAAGACATGCGAGCTTATGATATGGAGAATGTTTCAATGAAGAGAAGGGGTATCTATTTGTCCCTCGAAGTTCCTGGCCTTGCTGAGAGAAGACCTTCCCTTGTCCATGGAGACTTCATCTTTGTTAGACATGCATATGATGATGGAACTGACCACGCTTATCAG GGCTTTGTACACCGCGTAGAGGCGGATGAAGTACATATGAAGTTTGCCTCTGAGTTCCACCAACGCCACACAGCTGGGAGTGTCTATAATGTGAGGTTCACATACAATCGAATCAACACTAGAAGGTTGTATCAGGCTGTTGATGCGGCAGAAATGTTGGATCCAAACTTCCTTTTCCCATCCTTGCACTCTGGGAAAAGGATGATAAAGACAAAACCCTTTGTGCCCATTTCACCAGCTCTTAATGCAGAGCAGATTTGTTCCATTGAAATGGTTCTTGGCTGCAAAGGAGCACCACCATATGTAATCCATGGACCTCCTGGTACTGGGAAAACCATGACATTGGTGGAGGCTATAGTTCAACTTTATACAACACAGAGAAATGCTCGGGTTCTTGTCTGTGCTCCCTCCAATAGTGCAGCTGATCACATTTTAGAGAAACTCCTTTGTTTAGAGGGAGTTCGCATCAAGGACAATGAGATTTTCAGGCTGAATGCAGCTACTCGTTCATATGAAGAAATTAAGCCTGAGATTAtccgcttttgcttctttgatgAGTTAATTTTCAAGTGCCCCCCTCTCAAAGCTTTGACTCGTTACAAACTCGTTGTGTCAACATATATGAGTGCATCGCTTCTTAACGCGGAAGGTGTAAACCGTGGTCACTTCACTCATATTCTCTTAGATGAGGCTGGTCAAGCTTCAGAGCCTGAAAACATGATTGCTGTATCAAATCTCTGCTTGACAGAAACTGTGGTTGTGCTTGCTGGAGATCCAAGGCAATTGGGTCCGGTTATATACTCAAGAGATGCTGAGTCACTCGGCTTGGGGAAGTCATACTTGGAAAGATTGTTTGAGTGTGATTATTACTGCGAAGGGGATGAGAATTATGTAACAAAGCTAGTCAAGAACTACAGATGCCACCCAGAGATTCTTGATCTCCCGTCAAAGCTCTTCTATGATGGAGAACTGGTAGCTTCCAAAGAAGACACAGACTCTGTTCTTGCCTCGTTAAACTTCCTTCCAAACAAAGAATTTCCGATGGTTTTCTATGGGATCCAAGGATGCGATGAGAGGGAAGGTAACAATCCGTCCTGGTTCAACCGTATAGAGATCAGCAAAGTTATAGAGACAATCAAGAGATTAACAGCGAATGACTGTGTGCAAGAAGAGGATATCGGAGTTATAACTCCTTACAGGCAGCAAGTAATGAAGATCAAGGAGGTTCTTGACAGGTTAGATATGACTGAAGTCAAAGTTGGTAGTGTAGAGCAATTCCAAGGTCAAGAGAAACAGGTCATCATCATTTCAACTGTAAGATCTACTATCAAACACAACGAGTTCGATAGAGCCTATTGTCTGGGCTTCCTGAGCAATCCAAGGAGGTTTAATGTCGCCATAACCCGTGCAATCTCTCTGCTAGTGATCATCGGAAACCCACATATCATATGCAAG GACATGAACTGGAACAAGCTTTTGTGGCGATGTGTGGATAACAATGCTTACCAAGGATGCGGTTTACCAGAGCAGGAGGAGTTTGTGGAGGAACCATTCAAGCAAGAAGGAAGCAGCAATGGGCCTCAATACCCTCCAGAAGCTGAGTGGAACAACAGTGGAGAGCTCAACAATGGTGGTGCGAATGAGAATGGTGAATGGTCTGATGGGTGGAACAACAATGGCGgcacaaaggaaaaaaatgaatggtCTGATGGATGGAACAGCAATGGTGGTgggacaaagaagaaagatgaatgGTCTGATGGGTGGGACAACAATGGCGGCACAAACGGGATCAATCAAGAAGGAAGCAGCAACGCTCCCCAAGACCCTCAAGAAGCCGAGTGGAACGATAGTGGCGAGGTCAAGAATGGTGGCACAAAGGAGAAAGATGTCAGGTCTGATGGGTGGAACAACAATGGcggaaaaaatgaaaaagaagaatgttgtGATGGTTGGAAAGACGGCGGCAGTGGTGAAGAGATCAAGAATGGTGGTAAGTTTGAAACCAGAGGTGATTTTGTAgccaaggaagaagatgagtggTCTGATGGGTggaagtaa
- a CDS encoding Bifunctional inhibitor/lipid-transfer protein/seed storage 2S albumin superfamily protein (Bifunctional inhibitor/lipid-transfer protein/seed storage 2S albumin superfamily protein; Has 3 Blast hits to 3 proteins in 1 species: Archae - 0; Bacteria - 0; Metazoa - 0; Fungi - 0; Plants - 3; Viruses - 0; Other Eukaryotes - 0 (source: NCBI BLink).), whose product MTRISADRATEEIQWGLLHLHPRRRLPLRTLSSFRIFYLLSPLRLSNSSN is encoded by the exons ATG ACAAGGATCTCAGCGGATCGGGCAACGGAGGAGATCCAATGGGGTTTGCTCCACCTCCACCCTCGTCGTCGCCTTCCTCTTCGCACTCTCTCAAGCTTTCGTATCTTCTATTTGCTTTCGCCTTTACGATTATCAAATTCATCTAATTAA
- the SDE3 gene encoding P-loop containing nucleoside triphosphate hydrolases superfamily protein, translated as MSVSGYKSDDEYSVIADKGEIGFIDYQNDGSSGCYNPFDEGPVVVSVPFPFKKEKPQSVTVGETSFDSFTVKNTMDEPVDLWTKIYASNPEDSFTLSILKPPSKDSDLKERQCFYETFTLEDRMLEPGDTLTIWVSCKPKDIGLHTTVVTVDWGSDRVERVVFLLAEDKISSSLTSNRPYSRSRRAPKKDFAVDDYVKGSRPSKVVERSFRNRLPLYEIPKEIREMIENKEFPDDLNEGLTARNYANYYKTLLIMEELQLEEDMRAYDMENVSMKRRGIYLSLEVPGLAERRPSLVHGDFIFVRHAYDDGTDHAYQGFVHRVEADEVHMKFASEFHQRHTAGSVYNVRFTYNRINTRRLYQAVDAAEMLDPNFLFPSLHSGKRMIKTKPFVPISPALNAEQICSIEMVLGCKGAPPYVIHGPPGTGKTMTLVEAIVQLYTTQRNARVLVCAPSNSAADHILEKLLCLEGVRIKDNEIFRLNAATRSYEEIKPEIIRFCFFDELIFKCPPLKALTRYKLVVSTYMSASLLNAEGVNRGHFTHILLDEAGQASEPENMIAVSNLCLTETVVVLAGDPRQLGPVIYSRDAESLGLGKSYLERLFECDYYCEGDENYVTKLVKNYRCHPEILDLPSKLFYDGELVASKEDTDSVLASLNFLPNKEFPMVFYGIQGCDEREGNNPSWFNRIEISKVIETIKRLTANDCVQEEDIGVITPYRQQVMKIKEVLDRLDMTEVKVGSVEQFQGQEKQVIIISTVRSTIKHNEFDRAYCLGFLSNPRRFNVAITRAISLLVIIGNPHIICKDMNWNKLLWRCVDNNAYQGCGLPEQEEFVEEPFKQEGSSNGPQYPPEAEWNNSGELNNGGANENGEWSDGWNNNGGKNEKEECCDGWKDGGSGEEIKNGGKFETRGDFVAKEEDEWSDGWK; from the exons atGAGTGTGAGTGGATACAAATCGGATGACGAATATTCTGTAATCGCAGACAAGGGAGAGATTGGATTTATAGACTATCAGAATGATGGATCTTCTGGTTGCTACAATCCATTTGATGAAGGTCCAGTTGTTGTTTCTGTTCCTTTCCCATTTAAGAAAGAGAAGCCTCAATCTGTAACTGTTGGAGAGACTTCTTTTGATTCCTTCACTGTCAAGAACACTATGGATGAGCCTGTTGATCTCTGGACTAAGATTTACGCATCTAACCCTGAGGATTCTTTTACTCTCTCGATATTGAAACCGCCTTCGAAAGATTCAGACTTGAAAGAGAGACAGTGTTTTTATGAAACTTTTACTCTGGAAGATAGGATGCTTGAGCCTGGTGACACTTTGACCATTTGGGTGTCTTGTAAGCCTAAGGACATTGGTTTACATACCACTGTTGTTACTGTTGACTGGGGAAGTGATAGGGTTGAGCGGGTTGTTTTCCTTTTGGCTGAGGATAAGATTTCGAGTTCTCTGACTTCTAACAGGCCTTACTCTAGAAGTAGAAGGGCTCCGAAGAAAGATTTTGCTGTGGATGATTATGTGAAGGGATCACGCCCTTCAAAGGTGGTTGAACGTAGTTTTAGAAATAGGCTTCCTCTGTATGAAATTCCAAAGGAGATTAGAGAGATGATCGAGAATAAGGAATTCCCTGATGATTTGAACGAAGGTCTTACAGCAAGGAACTATGCTAACTACTATAAAACTTTACTGATTATGGAAGAATTACAACTCGAG gAAGACATGCGAGCTTATGATATGGAGAATGTTTCAATGAAGAGAAGGGGTATCTATTTGTCCCTCGAAGTTCCTGGCCTTGCTGAGAGAAGACCTTCCCTTGTCCATGGAGACTTCATCTTTGTTAGACATGCATATGATGATGGAACTGACCACGCTTATCAG GGCTTTGTACACCGCGTAGAGGCGGATGAAGTACATATGAAGTTTGCCTCTGAGTTCCACCAACGCCACACAGCTGGGAGTGTCTATAATGTGAGGTTCACATACAATCGAATCAACACTAGAAGGTTGTATCAGGCTGTTGATGCGGCAGAAATGTTGGATCCAAACTTCCTTTTCCCATCCTTGCACTCTGGGAAAAGGATGATAAAGACAAAACCCTTTGTGCCCATTTCACCAGCTCTTAATGCAGAGCAGATTTGTTCCATTGAAATGGTTCTTGGCTGCAAAGGAGCACCACCATATGTAATCCATGGACCTCCTGGTACTGGGAAAACCATGACATTGGTGGAGGCTATAGTTCAACTTTATACAACACAGAGAAATGCTCGGGTTCTTGTCTGTGCTCCCTCCAATAGTGCAGCTGATCACATTTTAGAGAAACTCCTTTGTTTAGAGGGAGTTCGCATCAAGGACAATGAGATTTTCAGGCTGAATGCAGCTACTCGTTCATATGAAGAAATTAAGCCTGAGATTAtccgcttttgcttctttgatgAGTTAATTTTCAAGTGCCCCCCTCTCAAAGCTTTGACTCGTTACAAACTCGTTGTGTCAACATATATGAGTGCATCGCTTCTTAACGCGGAAGGTGTAAACCGTGGTCACTTCACTCATATTCTCTTAGATGAGGCTGGTCAAGCTTCAGAGCCTGAAAACATGATTGCTGTATCAAATCTCTGCTTGACAGAAACTGTGGTTGTGCTTGCTGGAGATCCAAGGCAATTGGGTCCGGTTATATACTCAAGAGATGCTGAGTCACTCGGCTTGGGGAAGTCATACTTGGAAAGATTGTTTGAGTGTGATTATTACTGCGAAGGGGATGAGAATTATGTAACAAAGCTAGTCAAGAACTACAGATGCCACCCAGAGATTCTTGATCTCCCGTCAAAGCTCTTCTATGATGGAGAACTGGTAGCTTCCAAAGAAGACACAGACTCTGTTCTTGCCTCGTTAAACTTCCTTCCAAACAAAGAATTTCCGATGGTTTTCTATGGGATCCAAGGATGCGATGAGAGGGAAGGTAACAATCCGTCCTGGTTCAACCGTATAGAGATCAGCAAAGTTATAGAGACAATCAAGAGATTAACAGCGAATGACTGTGTGCAAGAAGAGGATATCGGAGTTATAACTCCTTACAGGCAGCAAGTAATGAAGATCAAGGAGGTTCTTGACAGGTTAGATATGACTGAAGTCAAAGTTGGTAGTGTAGAGCAATTCCAAGGTCAAGAGAAACAGGTCATCATCATTTCAACTGTAAGATCTACTATCAAACACAACGAGTTCGATAGAGCCTATTGTCTGGGCTTCCTGAGCAATCCAAGGAGGTTTAATGTCGCCATAACCCGTGCAATCTCTCTGCTAGTGATCATCGGAAACCCACATATCATATGCAAG GACATGAACTGGAACAAGCTTTTGTGGCGATGTGTGGATAACAATGCTTACCAAGGATGCGGTTTACCAGAGCAGGAGGAGTTTGTGGAGGAACCATTCAAGCAAGAAGGAAGCAGCAATGGGCCTCAATACCCTCCAGAAGCTGAGTGGAACAACAGTGGAGAGCTCAACAATGGTGGTGCGAATGAGAATGGTGAATG GTCTGATGGGTGGAACAACAATGGcggaaaaaatgaaaaagaagaatgttgtGATGGTTGGAAAGACGGCGGCAGTGGTGAAGAGATCAAGAATGGTGGTAAGTTTGAAACCAGAGGTGATTTTGTAgccaaggaagaagatgagtggTCTGATGGGTggaagtaa
- the CVP2 gene encoding DNAse I-like superfamily protein, whose translation MREEKSKTNKLAWSKKMVRKWFNIKSKTEEFQADDPSSAGIEVEHRSSFSAEKAPSTIKNTKTEKLSKNWEQQARQRRMNYENPRIIDVQNYSIFVATWNVAGRSPPSDLNLDEWLHSSAPADIYVLGFQEIVPLNAGNVLGAEDNGPAQKWLSLIRKTLNNRPGTSGTSGYHTPSPIPVPMAELDADFSGSTRQKNSTFFHRRSFQTPSSTWNDPSIPQPGLDRRFSVCDRVFFSHRPSDFDPSFRGSSSSHRPSDYSRRPSDYSRRPSDYSRRPSDYSRRPSDSRPSDYSRPSDYYSRPSDYSRPSDFSRSSDDDNGLGDSPSTVLYSPGSAANENGYRIPWNSSQYCLVASKQMVGVFLTIWVKSELREHVKNMKVSCVGRGLMGYLGNKGSISISMLLHQTSFCFVCTHLTSGQKEGDELKRNSDVMEILKKTRFPRVKSSEEEKSPENILQHDRVIWLGDLNYRIALSYRSAKALVEMQNWRALLENDQLRIEQKRGHVFKGWNEGKIYFPPTYKYSRNSDRYSGDDLHPKEKRRTPAWCDRILWFGEGLHQLSYVRGESRFSDHRPVYGIFCAEVESAHNRIKRTTSYSASRVQAEELLPYSRGYTELSFF comes from the exons atgagagaagagaaatcCAAGACTAATAAG CTGGCATGGTCCAAGAAGATGGTAAGGAAATGGTTCAatatcaaaagcaaaacagaggAGTTTCAAGCAGATGATCCTTCTTCTGCTG GAATTGAAGTAGAGCATAGAAGTAGCTTTTCAGCTGAGAAAGCACCTTCCACAATCAAGAATACCAAAACTG AGAAACTCAGTAAGAACTGGGAGCAGCAAGCTCGGCAAAGGAGAATGAATTATGAGAATCCTAGGATCATTGATGTCCAAAACTACAG CATCTTTGTGGCTACATGGAACGTAGCTGGACGCTCTCCTCCTTCAGACTTAAACCTTGATGAGTGGCTTCATTCATCAGCTCCTGCTGATATCTATGTACTCGG ATTCCAAGAGATTGTTCCTCTTAATGCTGGAAATGTCCTTGGAGCTGAAGACAATGGACCTGCTCAGAAATGGCTCTCTCTTATCCGAAAAACGCTTAATAACCGACCAGGAACTAGCGGAACCAGCGGTTATCACACGCCTTCCCCTATCCCTGTGCCTATGGCAGAGCTTGATGCTGATTTCTCTGGATCTACAAGGCAAAAGAACTCTACTTTCTTCCACAGACGGTCTTTTCAGACCCCGAGTAGTACATGGAATGATCCTTCTATTCCTCAGCCAGGTCTTGACCGTCGTTTCAGCGTCTGTGACCGTGTCTTCTTCAGCCACAGGCCAAGTGATTTCGACCCGAGTTTCCGTGGTAGCAGCAGCAGTCATAGGCCTAGTGATTACTCTAGAAGGCCTAGTGATTATTCTAGAAGGCCTAGTGACTATTCCAGAAGGCCTAGTGATTATTCCAGAAGACCCAGTGATTCAAGACCGAGTGACTACTCTAGACCAAGTGATTACTACTCTAGACCGAGTGATTATTCACGGCCAAGTGACTTCTCAAGGTCTTCAGATGATGATAATGGTCTTGGGGATTCTCCAAGCACTGTCTTGTACTCACCAGGTTCTGCAGCAAACGAGAATGGATATAGGATCCCATGGAACTCTTCGCAGTATTGTTTAGTTGCTAGCAAACAAATGGTGGGTGTCTTCTTAACCATTTGGGTGAAAAGTGAGCTAAGAGAACACGTCAAGAACATGAAAGTATCTTGTGTTGGCAGGGGACTGATGGGTTATCTTGGAAATAAG GGATCAATCTCAATAAGCATGTTGCTCCATCAAACAAGCTTTTGCTTCGTTTGTACGCACTTGACTTCGGGACAAAAAGAAGGCGATGAGCTAAAGAGAAACTCTGATGTCATGGAGATACTGAAGAAAACGAGGTTTCCGCGCGTTAAGAGTTCAGAGGAAGAAAAGTCCCCTGAGAACATCCTTCAGCATGA CCGGGTAATATGGCTTGGCGATCTAAACTACCGTATAGCACTGTCTTATCGATCTGCCAAAGCGCTTGTTGAGATGCAGAATTGGAGAGCTTTACTTGAAAATGACCAG TTAAGAATTGAGCAAAAACGAGGCCATGTGTTTAAGGGATGGAATGAAGGAAAGATTTATTTCCCACCAACGTACAAGTACTCGAGGAACTCAGATAGATACTCTGGAGATGATTTGCATCCCAAGGAGAAACGTCGCACTCCTGCTTG GTGTGATAGGATATTGTGGTTTGGTGAAGGACTGCATCAGTTATCTTATGTAAGAGGAGAGTCACGGTTCTCTGATCATAGACCGGTCTACGGCATTTTCTGTGCAGAGGTTGAGTCAGCTCATAATAGGATAAAGCGAACAACGAGTTACTCCGCTTCACGGGTCCAAGCTGAAGAGCTCTTACCTTACTCCCGTGGATACACCGAGCTCAGCTTCTTctag